In Rutidosis leptorrhynchoides isolate AG116_Rl617_1_P2 chromosome 6, CSIRO_AGI_Rlap_v1, whole genome shotgun sequence, the DNA window ATTTCGGCACGATTTTTCGGTTATGTTTCTTGCTATGGTGACTGCTCTTTTACTGATTAAGTCTTTGCATTGGTTGGCTCAAAAGAGAGTTGAGTACATTGAAACAACACCGACTGTGCCAAAGTTGTCTCATATTCGGATCGTTTCTTTCATGGTGTTCCTTTTTCTTGTAGACAGTCTTTTTCTGTATAACTCGGTTAAGTACTTGATACAAACACGACAAGCTTCGGTTTCCCTCTTCTTTTCATTCGAGTAAGCTGGTTAATTTATACACGTTTTAATGTTATTATCCCGTTTCTTAGAAATGTTGACCTGTATGACATTGTTGTCCATAATGTTCATTAAATAAACGTGGAAAACATAGCCTGGATTCACTATTTATATGTGACATCGTCATGGCTATAATTGTTCTGTCTAGGAATATATTTGTATAATTGTATGTGTGTACATGGGACCATATTTCACCTATTTGATCCAcctaaatattattagttatctaTTTGTTTGCAAGTCACTTGTTTATTGCAATctcttttataaattttagttttaTAGGCTTGATTTTGGATTTTTTAATCTCATTTTGTGATTTTCAGGTACATGATATTGGCAACAACAACAATTGCAATATTTGTCAAATATGTATTCTATGTGAGCGATATGCTAATGGAAGGACAGTGGGAAAGAAAAGCTGTTTATACCTTCTATTTGGAACTTATTCGTGACTTGCTGCACTTATCTATGTATTTGTGCTTTTTCCTCACAATTTTTGTGTAAGTACTACATATCCTACTTTGATATCTTACAAATGAAGATTATGTGGAAATGAACATGTTATGCAATGGCAATTTGGTCACTTGTGTTGTGTGTATGGtggatatatattaatataagtatgttttttttttttcttgtgtATTTACAATTTCAACACTTTCTGTTCTCCAGGAACTACGGTGTGCCTCTGCACTTGATCCGCGAGCTTTACGAGACGTTCAGAAACTTTAAGCTGCGTATTGCTGATTACATACGTTATCGGAAAATCACATCAAATATGAATGATCGATTTCCAGATGCAACACCTGAAGAGTTGAATGTGTTAGTTGTTAATCCATTAAATACTCCTCATccatatgtgtgtatgtgtatgtgtatgtgtatgtgtatacaTCAGTTATGTATTCttattatatctatatctatttgtATGATATGCAGAGGTGATGCAACCTGTATTATATGTAGAGAAGAAATGACTACAGCAAAAAAATTAGTGTGTGGACATCTTTTTCATGTGCATTGTCTCCGGTCATGGCTTGAACGTCAACATACATGTCCCATTTGCAGAGCACCTGTTATACAAAATGATGGTGGGACCACCACAACACGTTCACGAGCTGGAGCTAATCGTCAAGGTCAGTATTTTCACATTTGTTTGAATCATGCTTAAATGTTAGACAGACCCTCTGCAAAGTtccaataataaaaaaaataaaaaaaacattttATAATGCCTAATAGCCCAAACATATGTCTAATTGGTTGAATATGTGGTCTGGTTTTGTGTGTGAATACAGTTATTATGAACCTATGCCATTCTATTGTTTTGATTGAATCTTAATTTGATGAGATAGTTCTTTTTTTAGTGTCACTACTAAACAGGATTTAGAAAAATTGCTTTTACTATGAGGGAAACCTGTTGATGTCTATTTCGTTGGGGGAAAAACCGTAATGTTTATCATCTATAGATACAGATAATTGTATGGATCACACAGTTTTAACAGTTCTGTCTGTGTTCAGGAACAAACTCAGCAAATACATCGAATCAGGATCAAACTGGTGATGGTGTGGGAAGTGGAAACGTTAGCAGAGATCAAAAGAGAGTTCAGgctgcagcagcagcagcagcttcAATATATCAGAAATCTTTTGTTTACCCTTCTCCAAGTTCTTTAACATGGTATGTACTTTATACTTCTACACATCTGTATGATTTATTATATGAAATGATATGTATATGTTTTGTAATTTGTATGTAGGTCATCTGGGTATGCTGTACTTCCCAACAAATCCACACCTAACAACAACATTAATAATGTTGTTTCTTCTGGTGAATATGACAATTCGGGCTTCAACAACCTTGCAAACGTTCAGTCTTCCCAGTTCCCTCGAACGGGTTTCATGCCACTTCAAGCTCAGGGCACAAGCCTTAATGCTGAGGATGGGTGGACCACCAATCTCCAGTTGTCAGTCTCACAATTGGAGGCCCAGGAAAAAATTATTCAGCACCAGATTGAGGTATGGTAACTTGAACCTTCTAGAAGTTTGTCCCAGAATGTTGTTAATGAGTGCTTATATTTTCCCATAAACTTGTGCTTGTACTTGTACTTGTAAATGTTATTGTGAATGTTTTTCCTAGACTACAAATCATGTATGGGTTAAACCACCCAAAAGCTCGCATGATTCAAGTAGTTGGACCACATAAGTCCACAATAGGAAGGTACATTTGTTATGGCCAGTAAATGGGTAAACGGATAAGGTTTTCCCTGTTCAGGCTACCCGGGGTTTTTACTCAGATGTACGCGCCCTAACCGGGTTATCTCGTGACCGTTTCCATCCCTTTTCCCCAGCCACCTCGAGATACATTGTTAGTGAGGTTTGAACCTGAGAACTTTTGTTAtggctagtaatattattatatcatattGATCGGCATTAGTTGCTAACCGTTTTCGATGGATCTTATAAAAAAGATGTGTTGCGGCAAATATGAGGGAATTGAGCTTCTTTTGTGTTGTATGGTATCCTTTAGGAGTTTGTTATCTGCCATATGAACTATTGTTGCATTGCATCCAACCTAAATTTGGCTGTAATATTACTATAAGAGATTTTTATTAGCTAAATCATTGTGGATCCAGACCTAAAATGATTGTAAATGTGTGACCTAAAATGGTTGTAAATGCCTACCAACAAACATATTCTGTTACAAAATTCTGATAGTTTTATAAATTATCAGGACCATCCATTTTATGGCAAAAATATGTATTTTTGATAATACTGCAAATAGTCGGATAAGATGATCTAGGGTTTTATATGCATCGGTACTATTTACTTGGAAAACCGTAAACCTGTTTGACGCGTTAGCGATAAGATAATGCTCATTTATAAGTAAATGTATCATAATT includes these proteins:
- the LOC139851931 gene encoding ERAD-associated E3 ubiquitin-protein ligase HRD1B-like — protein: MMRLQTYAGLSVFATLAVIYHAFSSRGQFYPATVYLSTSKVCLVLLLNMGLVIMCIMWQLTKKIFLGSLREAEVERLNEQSWREVMEILFSITIFRHDFSVMFLAMVTALLLIKSLHWLAQKRVEYIETTPTVPKLSHIRIVSFMVFLFLVDSLFLYNSVKYLIQTRQASVSLFFSFEYMILATTTIAIFVKYVFYVSDMLMEGQWERKAVYTFYLELIRDLLHLSMYLCFFLTIFVNYGVPLHLIRELYETFRNFKLRIADYIRYRKITSNMNDRFPDATPEELNVGDATCIICREEMTTAKKLVCGHLFHVHCLRSWLERQHTCPICRAPVIQNDGGTTTTRSRAGANRQGTNSANTSNQDQTGDGVGSGNVSRDQKRVQAAAAAAASIYQKSFVYPSPSSLTWSSGYAVLPNKSTPNNNINNVVSSGEYDNSGFNNLANVQSSQFPRTGFMPLQAQGTSLNAEDGWTTNLQLSVSQLEAQEKIIQHQIEILQSQLKQLQKPATEKNLVAASSSSSNSSWEMDLPMPTSDSKGKAVSSSSLSVSGVEQSQNGMDSNPDDMNNSLL